From a single Calditrichota bacterium genomic region:
- a CDS encoding (4Fe-4S)-binding protein, which produces MREIVIISGKGGTGKTTVTSAFASLAGKKVMADCDVDAADLHLILKPDIKHREDFRSGRKAYIRQQDCIDCGKCIEVCQFDAISDDYVVDQISCEGCGVCVYFCPVDAIDFNEVVSGEWFISETRFGPLVHAKLGIAEENSGKLVSLVRRQAKLIAEEKNLDYVIVDGSPGVGCPVISSITGADAVLIVTEPTLSGVHDLERVVNLSKGHFGINTYVCVNKYDLNEEITEEVEKFCQENEVIFAGKIPYDTEVTAAMVAGKNVIEYSDGRIAQAVRSIWEKVK; this is translated from the coding sequence ATGAGAGAGATAGTGATTATTAGCGGAAAAGGCGGTACCGGTAAAACAACTGTCACGTCTGCGTTTGCTTCGTTGGCAGGAAAAAAGGTGATGGCCGATTGCGATGTGGACGCTGCCGATCTTCATTTGATTCTAAAACCGGATATTAAGCATCGTGAAGATTTCCGCAGCGGAAGGAAGGCCTACATTCGCCAGCAGGATTGTATTGATTGCGGGAAATGCATTGAAGTGTGTCAGTTTGATGCCATTAGCGACGACTACGTTGTCGATCAGATTTCATGTGAGGGTTGCGGCGTTTGTGTCTATTTCTGCCCGGTGGACGCCATTGATTTTAATGAGGTTGTGAGCGGAGAATGGTTCATTTCGGAAACCCGTTTCGGGCCTCTCGTGCACGCAAAACTTGGCATCGCCGAAGAAAACTCCGGCAAATTAGTTTCTCTGGTACGCCGGCAGGCGAAATTGATCGCGGAAGAGAAGAATCTGGACTATGTCATTGTTGACGGTTCGCCTGGTGTGGGCTGTCCGGTTATTTCTTCGATTACCGGTGCAGATGCCGTACTCATTGTCACGGAACCGACGCTTTCCGGAGTTCACGATCTGGAGCGAGTCGTAAATTTATCCAAGGGGCATTTTGGCATCAACACCTACGTTTGCGTGAACAAATATGACTTGAACGAAGAAATTACTGAAGAAGTCGAAAAATTTTGCCAGGAGAATGAGGTAATTTTCGCCGGAAAAATCCCTTACGATACCGAGGTTACGGCGGCGATGGTTGCGGGAAAGAACGTCATCGAGTATTCCGATGGCAGAATCGCGCAAGCGGTGCGATCGATTTGGGAAAAAGTTAAATGA
- a CDS encoding CGGC domain-containing protein translates to MSKSVKIGIIICDRYRTCAGGKCLRALRNREGAFAIYQGKDVELVGYTTCDGCPGGNIEYAPEEMKSNGAEVIHLATGLLVGYPPCPYLTHFRDFIENKYGLKVVYGTHPIPEKYLKTHQELKTWASPEWEEILAPTMADQETRLTYN, encoded by the coding sequence GTGAGCAAATCTGTGAAAATCGGGATCATTATCTGCGACCGCTACCGAACGTGCGCTGGCGGCAAATGTCTGCGGGCACTGCGTAATCGGGAAGGGGCTTTTGCTATTTATCAAGGAAAAGACGTCGAATTGGTCGGTTACACGACTTGCGACGGCTGTCCGGGCGGAAATATCGAATATGCACCGGAGGAAATGAAAAGTAATGGCGCTGAAGTCATCCATTTAGCGACTGGGCTTTTGGTCGGCTATCCGCCGTGTCCGTATCTGACTCATTTTCGGGATTTTATTGAAAACAAATATGGCTTGAAAGTCGTTTATGGCACACATCCGATTCCTGAAAAATATTTGAAAACGCATCAGGAATTGAAAACGTGGGCATCGCCGGAGTGGGAGGAAATTTTAGCGCCCACAATGGCGGACCAAGAGACGAGATTGACTTATAACTAA
- a CDS encoding DUF59 domain-containing protein — translation MELREKVIQALSQVIDPETSLDVVRMRLVIDLKVTDDGVVSLTFIPSSPVCPLGFQLAISIQEALKKVEGVKDIKIEVKNFVYAEQVKIALEQNK, via the coding sequence ATGGAATTACGAGAAAAAGTCATTCAAGCGTTGAGCCAGGTGATCGACCCTGAGACCAGCCTGGACGTGGTACGCATGAGATTAGTGATAGACCTCAAGGTGACAGACGACGGTGTGGTTTCTTTGACTTTTATTCCGTCGTCGCCGGTTTGTCCGCTGGGATTTCAACTGGCGATTAGCATCCAGGAAGCATTGAAAAAAGTAGAGGGTGTAAAAGACATTAAAATTGAAGTGAAAAACTTCGTCTATGCTGAACAGGTGAAAATAGCGCTGGAGCAAAACAAATGA
- the tsaA gene encoding tRNA (N6-threonylcarbamoyladenosine(37)-N6)-methyltransferase TrmO → MKPITLKPIGVIHSPYKNSKDMPIQGIFKPEVVAWVELAEKYVPGLKDLDEFSHAILIYYFHLTEEERLRGRPYLEDEKHGVFAIRSPHRPNHLGFTVVKIQKIEGNRLYFSDVDMIDGTPLLDIKPYCPEFDQRENVKYGWIEKHFSGKKIPERTILKK, encoded by the coding sequence ATGAAGCCGATAACATTAAAACCCATCGGCGTGATTCATTCGCCGTACAAAAATTCTAAGGACATGCCTATTCAGGGTATATTTAAACCTGAAGTGGTGGCGTGGGTTGAGTTGGCTGAAAAATATGTCCCCGGTTTGAAAGACCTGGACGAATTTAGCCATGCGATTCTCATTTATTATTTCCATCTGACAGAAGAAGAGCGTTTGCGGGGGAGACCCTATCTGGAAGATGAAAAGCACGGCGTTTTTGCCATTCGCAGTCCACACAGGCCTAACCATCTCGGTTTCACCGTTGTAAAGATCCAAAAGATCGAAGGAAACAGACTCTATTTCAGCGACGTAGACATGATCGACGGCACTCCGTTGCTGGATATTAAACCTTATTGTCCGGAGTTCGATCAGAGGGAAAATGTGAAGTATGGCTGGATTGAAAAGCATTTTTCCGGAAAGAAAATTCCCGAGAGAACTATTTTGAAAAAATGA
- a CDS encoding zinc ABC transporter substrate-binding protein yields MKVKIRALFVILLSVFLLSSATFAQKRHQRRQGQKVKREKKLKIVASFSDYASIAKEIAGDKAVVDYIASGEDDPHFVPPKPSYAMKLRDADMWITTGMDLEIWSTTLLDKARNKKIMDGEIGFVAVSEGCHIIDIPAHADRTEGDIHALGNPHINTGPLNWRVIARNITIGLQKVDPANADYYIANRDKFIDKVDRTLFGDELVDMFGGETLAKLLDNGTLFTFLQKNYKGEKLIDHLGGWLKKALPFRGKKIIAYHKNWGYFAKTFGLEIAGYIEPKPGIPPSAKHVQKMIKMIKDQNISLMLVASYFEKKTPRMIESKTGIRALFIPMFVNCIPAVSDNFKLVDYWIDQINANIK; encoded by the coding sequence ATGAAAGTTAAAATAAGAGCTCTTTTTGTGATTTTATTATCTGTATTTTTATTGTCTTCGGCTACTTTTGCGCAAAAGAGACATCAGCGCAGACAGGGTCAAAAAGTAAAACGCGAAAAGAAATTGAAAATCGTCGCTTCATTTTCGGATTATGCTTCCATTGCTAAAGAAATCGCCGGTGACAAAGCGGTCGTCGATTACATCGCTTCCGGAGAGGATGACCCCCATTTTGTGCCGCCGAAACCAAGCTATGCCATGAAACTGCGCGATGCAGATATGTGGATCACGACAGGAATGGATTTAGAAATTTGGTCAACGACGCTACTGGATAAAGCGCGGAATAAAAAAATCATGGACGGTGAGATTGGCTTTGTCGCGGTGTCTGAGGGTTGCCATATCATTGATATCCCTGCTCACGCGGATCGTACCGAAGGAGACATTCATGCGTTGGGCAATCCTCACATCAATACCGGCCCGCTGAATTGGCGCGTCATTGCGAGAAATATCACCATCGGCTTGCAAAAAGTGGATCCTGCTAATGCGGATTACTACATTGCAAATCGGGATAAATTCATTGACAAGGTGGATCGCACTTTGTTTGGCGATGAATTAGTGGACATGTTCGGCGGCGAAACACTGGCGAAATTGCTGGATAACGGCACGCTGTTCACCTTTCTGCAGAAAAATTACAAAGGCGAAAAATTGATCGACCATTTGGGCGGCTGGCTGAAAAAAGCGCTGCCTTTTCGTGGGAAAAAAATCATTGCCTACCACAAAAATTGGGGATATTTTGCCAAAACATTCGGGCTGGAAATTGCCGGTTACATTGAACCCAAACCGGGAATACCGCCGTCGGCAAAACATGTGCAGAAAATGATTAAGATGATCAAAGACCAGAATATCAGTTTAATGCTGGTGGCAAGTTATTTCGAGAAGAAAACTCCGCGCATGATCGAAAGCAAAACCGGAATCAGGGCGCTTTTCATTCCCATGTTTGTTAATTGTATTCCTGCAGTGTCCGATAATTTCAAATTAGTGGATTACTGGATTGATCAAATCAACGCAAATATCAAATAA
- a CDS encoding metal ABC transporter permease — translation MIENIIFLAAPITISVLLAGILSYFGNHILTRGIIFIDIALAQIAALGTMIGLLAGLAEGSTGVELVSLIFTLIVISIFALTKFEKQAIPQEAIIGIIYGLGLGLAMLLADKIPGGSNYITKTITGNILWVTWSDVISSAILIAIVAVIHFIFRKQFIAISESKENLPFSIGRVRIYELIFYITFGFVVVKAVPIAGIFLIFVLLIAPTAIATLFTQKWVNRFAWSWVIGILGSIIGIYFSYDLNISNGPAIVTLLGVTVFVLAFVKIAMGKVKEA, via the coding sequence ATGATTGAAAATATTATTTTTCTCGCTGCACCGATTACCATCAGCGTGCTGCTGGCTGGAATTTTGAGCTATTTTGGCAATCATATTTTGACGCGGGGAATTATTTTCATCGACATTGCTTTGGCGCAAATTGCTGCCTTGGGAACGATGATCGGTTTGCTCGCCGGACTTGCGGAAGGTTCGACCGGGGTGGAACTTGTTTCTCTTATTTTTACGTTGATAGTGATCTCCATTTTTGCTTTGACAAAATTTGAAAAACAGGCGATTCCGCAGGAGGCGATTATTGGAATTATTTACGGCTTGGGGTTGGGACTTGCCATGTTATTGGCGGATAAAATTCCCGGCGGCTCAAATTATATCACGAAAACCATTACCGGAAATATTCTCTGGGTGACTTGGAGCGATGTGATTTCCTCGGCGATTTTAATTGCCATCGTCGCTGTCATTCATTTTATTTTTCGCAAACAGTTCATTGCCATTTCCGAATCAAAAGAAAATCTGCCCTTTTCCATCGGCAGAGTGCGCATTTACGAATTGATTTTTTACATCACTTTTGGCTTTGTGGTGGTAAAGGCAGTTCCCATCGCAGGAATTTTCTTGATTTTTGTACTTCTGATTGCGCCGACTGCCATTGCCACGCTGTTCACTCAAAAGTGGGTCAATCGATTCGCCTGGAGCTGGGTCATTGGGATTTTGGGCTCAATCATCGGCATTTATTTTTCTTATGATTTAAATATTTCCAATGGGCCTGCAATTGTGACTCTGCTGGGCGTTACTGTGTTTGTTCTGGCATTTGTGAAAATTGCCATGGGGAAAGTGAAAGAGGCTTAA
- a CDS encoding metal ABC transporter permease, whose product MLTAIEFMFAPFVVCLLLIGINIYFGIHVIKREIIFIDIALAQIAALGATVATITGWAPHAHDQVSFAGYLLSIAFTTMAAFVFATLKSKKLPIPLESLIGIAYAVAATGAVILLDKAAGGDVHVHEMVAGSILWVKWSQILELFLVFGVIGLFHLLFREKFLSLTDSYHNGKSGSYSFWWDFLFYATFGIAVVHSVRVGGILTVFAFLIIPASISALFSQKWLARILIGWGLGTVVSVLGLYLSWVLDVPSSPTVILFLGVFLLLALLAKSLGIVKRPS is encoded by the coding sequence ATGTTAACAGCAATTGAGTTCATGTTTGCCCCGTTTGTGGTTTGCCTGCTTCTAATTGGCATCAACATCTATTTTGGCATTCATGTTATCAAGAGAGAAATTATTTTTATTGATATCGCTCTTGCGCAAATTGCTGCGTTGGGAGCAACGGTGGCGACAATCACCGGGTGGGCGCCGCACGCGCACGATCAGGTTTCTTTTGCGGGATATTTACTGAGTATCGCTTTTACGACGATGGCGGCGTTTGTGTTTGCGACGCTGAAAAGCAAGAAGTTGCCCATTCCGCTGGAATCTCTCATCGGAATTGCCTACGCGGTCGCGGCGACCGGCGCTGTGATTTTGCTGGACAAAGCTGCCGGCGGTGATGTGCACGTTCACGAAATGGTTGCGGGATCAATTTTGTGGGTGAAATGGTCACAGATTTTAGAGTTATTTCTTGTGTTCGGCGTCATTGGTCTGTTTCATCTCTTGTTCCGAGAAAAATTTCTCTCATTGACCGATTCCTATCACAACGGGAAAAGCGGAAGTTATTCTTTCTGGTGGGATTTTCTGTTTTATGCGACATTCGGCATTGCCGTGGTGCATTCCGTGCGCGTGGGCGGAATTTTGACGGTGTTCGCTTTCCTCATCATCCCTGCCAGCATTTCGGCGCTGTTTTCACAAAAATGGCTGGCCAGAATTCTCATTGGCTGGGGCCTGGGAACTGTTGTGAGCGTTTTAGGCCTTTATTTGTCATGGGTATTGGACGTCCCAAGCTCGCCGACAGTAATTTTGTTTTTGGGCGTATTTTTGCTATTAGCGCTGCTGGCAAAATCACTGGGTATTGTAAAAAGACCTTCATGA